Part of the Candidatus Brocadia sinica JPN1 genome, GATAGAGTCCCATAACCTCCTCTGCCCATATATGCCCGAAATCAGAAACACATATATGCATTCGCCGAACGATAAGTTAGATGTAGTTTTAGGGGGATGGCTGTAACGGTCCAATATCGCGCTTCTCGATTGCAATTGGTTGCTCACTAAGGGGCAAAATTCGAAACGTTTTGAACGTTGTTCTTGAGTTCTCATCATACGTTCCAAGTAGAAGGCAGTCTCCCATTTTCTGAATTACAAAGGAGCCTGGCTGATCAGGCAGAACAGCGAAACTACACTGGTTTTCAGTGCTCCATTTTCCAATAGTGCGAAACAATCCAACTCCAACGATAGCAATTACGAACAGTGTAAACACCATGTCTGGAATAGCCCTATTCTTGCAATAGCGTGCGGACAGATACTGTATCAGAAACGCCAAGGTTGCCCAGACAGGAACAGCTATGGCTTTACGCCATCGAAAGTTCGAAAAAATAGTGAAAACAAGCCACATAGCAAGAAAATATAAGAAAAGGATGACAAATGGCCGTATCTTCCCCTTCAGCTTAAGTAGTCCTCCTGGTGTCAATCCAATTAACATATCACCAAATTGAAATAGGATCGTCAGAAAACCCACAATGGTTGAGCCGATAACTAAAAGCGTAGTAGTATCTACAGTGATCAGTTCGGTTGGAACGCCAAAAAACGCAAAATACCCGACCTCATATTGGTAAGCGAGAAAGTAGGCGAAAACTGACGATAGGGCGAGAGTTATTCCCTCGGAAAGTCCTCACTTATGTTGAAGATTGTTTGGCTCGGTTGGCATAACATCGTGAATATCAAAATTTAACTTGCGTTCAAGCAGTGAGATATCGACCAAAATCAGCATCGGTTATCAGCCGTCCGCAGGACTAAGTGTTAGGCTCTTTCTTGAAAAAGTTAAACTCTGGTTTTCCAATAACCTGGTTTACGTCTCAGATGCATATAATGTACCCCAAAAACTGGACAGTATGTTAAGATAGAAAATCATGCCTGGCTAAAGGCAGGCATGGAAGAGAAAAAGGTTTGGAAAGGGGGTATAAAATAAGAGGTGGAGAGGAAGCAATATAATGGGGAATTTAAGGCGAGAGTAGCGATAGAAGCGATAAAGGGGGAGAAGACTGCAAACGAGCTAGCAGGGCAATATGGGGTACACCCAACGCAGATAGCACAGTGGAAGAAGCAGGTAATAGAAGAGATACCGAGGATATTTTCGCTGAAGAAGGTGCAAGATGCCAGAAAGGAGGATGAATTGCGTGCGTCGTTGTACCAGCAGATAGGGCAATTGAAGGTTGAACTGGATTGGCTGAAAAAAAAAGTTGGGATCAACGGTTGAGGAAAGGAAGAGGTTAATAGAGCCAGAAAATGAGGAGATAAGTGTAAGTCGGCAGTGTGAGTTACTGGGGATATCCCGTTCAGTCTTTTATTATAAGGCGATTGGTGAGAGTGCATATAATCTTCAATTGATGAACCTGATAGATGAGTATTATACGGGGTATCCGTTTTATGGGGTAAGGCGGTTGACGGCATGGTTAAGAAAGGAAGGGCATGAGGTAAACCCTAAGAGGGTAAAACGGTTAATGAGGAAGATGGGATTATATGCGATCTATCCGAAGCCTTGGCTAAGTAAAGGAGGTGAAGGACACAAGAAATACCCATATTTACTCAGAGGATTGAGTATAGAGTATCCAGATCACGTGTGGTGTGCGGATATAACGTACATACGGCTCAATCAGGGGTATGTATATCTCATGGCAATAATGGACTGGTATAGTCGGTATGTGCTGTCGTGGGAGACATCAATAACCCTGGATGTGGGATTTTGTCTGGAAGCATTAGACAGGGCAATAAGGAAGGGATGCCCTGAGATATTTAACACGGACCAGGGATCGCAGTTTACGAGCAATGCGTTTACTGGGAAATTAGAGGGAGCCGGGGTAAAGATCAGCATGGATGGAAGGGGACGAGTGTTTGATAACATTTTTATAGAGCGTTTGTGGAGGTCGATAAAATACGAGGAGGTGTATTTAAAAGACTATAAGACGGTAAGAGAGGCAGTGGATGGTTTAAGGAGGTATTTTGATTTTTATAACAACGAGAGATTACATCAGTCGCTTGAATACAGAGCGCCAGCAACGCTGTATTGTAGTAACAAAAAGGCACGGAAAGGAGAGATGGTAAATACTCTTGAACTGACCGGGTAAAAATGGCAAGAAAGCAAGAACGGAGAAATGCACAGCGGATGAGCAGAAAAACTCCATTCCGCTCCGCTCCATTCCGTTTTCCTGCTCATCAAATAATTAAAAGATACTTCGCATAAACAATACTAAAATTCTATCTTATTTTTATTAAATAATTGTCTAGACAATGGGGTACACCTTAGCATGACTGCGATTATTTCTATAAATTTATTTTTATCACGATAAATAATACCATATGGGAAATGCAATAAACTACATTTTCTCATGTTATCATCAATTTTTCTATAAAGTTCAGGGTTCCTTTTTATTCGGTTTATCGTATCAGTTAATGCCTCGATAAATCTCTTTCCGAGACCTTTTTGTTGCTCTTCATAAAATTTGGCTGCTTCGTCTGCTTCTGCGAGTGCTTCTGGATGAAAATGAAAGGGTTTCATGAATATTTCTTTTGGAGCCCAGCAAGTCCTTCATTTCCTGAAATTAATTCTACTTTGCCTTCGTCAAGTTCCTGACAACGTTTTTTGATTTCTTTCATCCATTCCTCACTTATTGGGAAGTCTTCTTCAAAATCTAAGCTTTCAAGAAGTAACTCAGCGAGATATGCTCGAGAATTTGCAGGAAGCGCTAATATACTGTCAATGATATCGTCAATATTTTTTACCATTTTAAACCTCCTAACAGGTAGCTTTTTGTAAATTATCTCATTTTTGTTGCCTAATTTATATTGTAATACTACATTAAATAAGGACGAATATAAAGCATATCGTTATGAAAAAACTCCCAAACAGATAAATTAAATTTGGGTAGGGTGTTTTAAGGCGCTGTTTTTTTGCGCTGAATCCACCTTCACAATACCCACCCCTGAGTCCCCTCCCGGGAGGGGACTCAGGGGTGGGTTCGCTCCGCCCATTGCAATTAACAATTCATCCCTATAATCCAGTTCAAAATTTCTGGTTCAATCTGTAAGATTACGCCAGTCCTGATGGTAGATTCGGCGCAAAAGACAGCGCCTTAATCGTTCGACTGAGCAATCGACGAAGTCCACCCTACCCGTTACTCCCATTTCAATTTCGGTTCGCGGGCGGCCTTTACTTCATCCGGACGACCGATCAGGGTAGTTTGTGGCGTGTTACGTACCACCTCTGGTCGTTGTTCTATGTCTTGAGCTATCCGGATCATGGCGGCAACAAAAGTATCTAATGTCTCCCGTGATTCTGTCTCTGTAGGTTCTATCATCAAGGCCTCTTCCACAATCAATGGAAAGTAAATCGTGGGGGCGTGGAAACCGTAATCCAGTAGTTTCTTGGCGATGTCCAGAGCAGACACGCCTTTTTGCTTTTGTCTTTTTGCAGAGATAACGAATTCATGCATACAGGTCTTTCCATAGGGAATGTCATAGTATTTTTTGAGTTTGTGCCGCAGGTAGTTGGCATTTAAGACGGCATGTTCACCCACCTTGCAAACACCTTCCTTGCCCAGTGACAACAGATAGGTATAAGCCCTGATCATCATCCCAATATGACCGTAGAACGCCCTGACCCTTCCTATGGAATCAGGGTAGTCATAATTTAAGATATATTTTTTCCGTAACACTTCAGCCACAGAGTTCACAGAGGACACAGAGTTATGAGGAAGCAGGGGCGAACGGCCGCTAGCCCCTGCACTTTTTCTCTCTGCGATCTCTGTGCGCTCTGTGGCTAATACATCGATTCGTGGGACAGGTAAAAAGGGTTTTAATGCCTCAGTAACGCCAATGGGTCCGGCGCCTGGTCCTCCCCCGCCATGTGGAGTGGAAAAGGTCTTATGAAGGTTCAGGTGTAGGATGTCTACACCCATATCACCTGGTCGGGCTATGCCCAGGAGGGCGTTCATATTTGCCCCGTCACAATAGACGAGTCCACCTGCATTATGGGCGATCTTGCATATCTCCACAATATCCTTCTCAAAGAGACCAAGGGTATTGGGATTGGTGATCATGAGGGCGGCTGTATCACGAGTAAAGAATGCTTTTAATTTCTCTATGTCAACGAGACCGTTGGCATTTGATTGAATCGATTCGACCTCATAACCACAAAGGGCGGCCGAGGCAGGGTTGGTGCCATGTGCAGAATCGGGGATGATGATCTTGTGTCTGGTTTCGCCCTTTTTCTCCAGGTAAGCACGAATGATCAACATGCCAGTTAATTCGCCATGGGCACCAGCGGCAGGTTGTAAGGTAAATGCTGGCATCCCCGAAATATTTACGAGGATTTGCTCAAGCTCGTAAAGGAGTTTCAGGATACCCTGACATTGCTCAATAGGCTGATATGGGTGTAATTTCGTAAAACCCTCCAGGCGGGCTGCATCCTCATTAATCCTGGGATTATATTTCATGGTGCATGAACCCAACGGGTAAAAATTGGTATCCACGCAGAAGTTCATTTGAGAGAGTCTGGTGAAATGCCGTACGACATCGATCTCTGAAACTTCGGGCAATTTTGCCTCTTGTTTCCTTAGCATCTTTTCAGGGAGGAAATTTGTTATAGGTTTCTCCGGTACATCACAGGCAGGGAGGATAAAACACCGTCTGCCAGGAGAAGATTTTTCAAAGATGAGTGGTTCAGTATTGTTCATAGTCTTTAACTGTATTATCTAGTTTGCAGGATGGATTTTATTTTATTAAGTAAAGTTCTATAAATAGGTTCTGCTGTTTGAATGAATTCCTTTATCAGCATTGTCCGGTTAAGTTTTTGCGTGGTCATAATTTTTAGCATGTTCTTTGAAATTGTAGTTACCAAAAGGAGAAAAGTTTAAGTTTCTGGCTTCATTATTTATTTTGATTCTCAACTCTCTGACTCTTTTGATAGAAACTTTTTCTTTGAAATTATTGTGACAGTAAATAGCAAGTAGAAGATAGGTAATTAACCCTGCAAGTATTTGAACCATTAATCCGTGCTGTGATCGTGCGATAAGATGATAGACCTTGAGGTGGCGCTTCCACCAACCAAAGAATATTTCAATATTCCAGCGAAGCTTGTAAAGAGAAGCGATATCTTCAGCAGTAAGGTCATGGCGGTCAGTTGCAACCCAATACTCTTTAGCGTCTATCCAATACCCGATAAGGCGAACAGGTTTTTCTGTCTGATTCACCTGGGGTGTTCCAAGCAGGACAAGGGCATCATAAAAGACTATGCTCCCTGGCTTGAGAGGATTGGTTTTTATAACGGATTTATTTGTATTCTCTTTGATACGGCAGACAAAATGCTTTCCTTCTGTCTGCCATAGGTCAAAGTCTTTATGGCACTGATAATAACGGTCCATGATTCCCGTCTGACCAGGGGAGAGTATTTTGTTTACGAAAGGGCGTTCGTCACCTTTACCATCGGTAAGGTAAATTTTTGATGGAATAGAATGGTTAAGATTAAAACCAAGGTGGGCTTTTGCTTTTTTTGCCCCCTTTCGGTAATCTGCCCAATGCATGGAAAGGACTGCGTCAATGAATGAACCATCAATACTGACGAGTTCCCCCAGATGTTCATATTCCTTGGGGAGCACCTTTGTGGCATCGGCTTGAAGTTTCGTGAAAATAAAGAGGAGTTGCTCGATGCCTCTGTGGTTGATGGCCTCGAAAAAGCTGCTCTTTTTGATACCGTCGGGAGGCGCTATTTCGGTTCTGGCAAAATCATCCTCTTGGAGTTCCTGAAGGAGATCTCTGCCTGAGGAATGTTCTTCGAGATGGTAATAAATAAGTGCTTTGAGTTGTTGTTCGAAATTCATCTGCAACGGCCTGTTTCCTTTTGATTCAAGAGGTGGCACCGAATGAAAAATATTCTGTACAGGACTAAACAGTTCATGAAACGTGGGAATTTTTTGCTGTTTGCAAAACGGATCAATGGTATATGGCATTTTTATAACTCCTTTATAGTTAAAGTGTTATAAAAATTTTGCCATCATTGACTATTTCAAAAAGTCAAGCAAAAAATACCTCTTTCTAAAAAAATTTATTGTCTTTTGTTTTACGCAAATTTCTAACCGGACAATGCTGTTCCTTTATGGTAGTCCAGCGAATATCCAGGTATTCATGAGCAAGAATGTTTCTCAAGACTGCCCATCGTGAGATATTCTCACCAAAAACCTCATCAAAGTGAGGAGAAGCGCCGAGTTCTTTCAAGATTTCCTTATATGAAGTGGGGTTTCTCCTATCTTCAGAAGCAAGGATGACTTTGGCTATGTCTATGGAACAAGTAACTATATTTTCAATCCATCTCTCGAGATTTCTCCTTGTATCCCTGTCTCCATTATAAGTTTTCCAATCAATTTTTGAGAATTTTTGGAAATCTGATAACTCTGATTTCATAAAGTCAGCGTATCGTATAAGTCGCTCTCTGTCTTCAGGTACTAACACCATGTTTTATTCTCTCTTTCAGATTCCAATATGACTCAACCCATTGCCTGAAATCAATAGCTTCAGAGGTAATTCTTAAAAGAAA contains:
- a CDS encoding IS4 family transposase: MDPFCKQQKIPTFHELFSPVQNIFHSVPPLESKGNRPLQMNFEQQLKALIYYHLEEHSSGRDLLQELQEDDFARTEIAPPDGIKKSSFFEAINHRGIEQLLFIFTKLQADATKVLPKEYEHLGELVSIDGSFIDAVLSMHWADYRKGAKKAKAHLGFNLNHSIPSKIYLTDGKGDERPFVNKILSPGQTGIMDRYYQCHKDFDLWQTEGKHFVCRIKENTNKSVIKTNPLKPGSIVFYDALVLLGTPQVNQTEKPVRLIGYWIDAKEYWVATDRHDLTAEDIASLYKLRWNIEIFFGWWKRHLKVYHLIARSQHGLMVQILAGLITYLLLAIYCHNNFKEKVSIKRVRELRIKINNEARNLNFSPFGNYNFKEHAKNYDHAKT
- the hepT gene encoding type VII toxin-antitoxin system HepT family RNase toxin gives rise to the protein MVLVPEDRERLIRYADFMKSELSDFQKFSKIDWKTYNGDRDTRRNLERWIENIVTCSIDIAKVILASEDRRNPTSYKEILKELGASPHFDEVFGENISRWAVLRNILAHEYLDIRWTTIKEQHCPVRNLRKTKDNKFF
- the gcvPB gene encoding aminomethyl-transferring glycine dehydrogenase subunit GcvPB, yielding MNNTEPLIFEKSSPGRRCFILPACDVPEKPITNFLPEKMLRKQEAKLPEVSEIDVVRHFTRLSQMNFCVDTNFYPLGSCTMKYNPRINEDAARLEGFTKLHPYQPIEQCQGILKLLYELEQILVNISGMPAFTLQPAAGAHGELTGMLIIRAYLEKKGETRHKIIIPDSAHGTNPASAALCGYEVESIQSNANGLVDIEKLKAFFTRDTAALMITNPNTLGLFEKDIVEICKIAHNAGGLVYCDGANMNALLGIARPGDMGVDILHLNLHKTFSTPHGGGGPGAGPIGVTEALKPFLPVPRIDVLATERTEIAERKSAGASGRSPLLPHNSVSSVNSVAEVLRKKYILNYDYPDSIGRVRAFYGHIGMMIRAYTYLLSLGKEGVCKVGEHAVLNANYLRHKLKKYYDIPYGKTCMHEFVISAKRQKQKGVSALDIAKKLLDYGFHAPTIYFPLIVEEALMIEPTETESRETLDTFVAAMIRIAQDIEQRPEVVRNTPQTTLIGRPDEVKAAREPKLKWE
- a CDS encoding type II toxin-antitoxin system RelE/ParE family toxin, whose amino-acid sequence is MKPFHFHPEALAEADEAAKFYEEQQKGLGKRFIEALTDTINRIKRNPELYRKIDDNMRKCSLLHFPYGIIYRDKNKFIEIIAVMLRCTPLSRQLFNKNKIEF
- a CDS encoding IS3 family transposase (programmed frameshift); its protein translation is MERKQYNGEFKARVAIEAIKGEKTANELAGQYGVHPTQIAQWKKQVIEEIPRIFSLKKVQDARKEDELRASLYQQIGQLKVELDWLKKKVLGSTVEERKRLIEPENEEISVSRQCELLGISRSVFYYKAIGESAYNLQLMNLIDEYYTGYPFYGVRRLTAWLRKEGHEVNPKRVKRLMRKMGLYAIYPKPWLSKGGEGHKKYPYLLRGLSIEYPDHVWCADITYIRLNQGYVYLMAIMDWYSRYVLSWETSITLDVGFCLEALDRAIRKGCPEIFNTDQGSQFTSNAFTGKLEGAGVKISMDGRGRVFDNIFIERLWRSIKYEEVYLKDYKTVREAVDGLRRYFDFYNNERLHQSLEYRAPATLYCSNKKARKGEMVNTLELTG
- a CDS encoding addiction module protein; its protein translation is MVKNIDDIIDSILALPANSRAYLAELLLESLDFEEDFPISEEWMKEIKKRCQELDEGKVELISGNEGLAGLQKKYS